From Geotalea uraniireducens Rf4:
CCAGGCCACCGGTTCATTCAAAGTCTTTCCTGAAACAAACAAAAAGTCAAGAATTACAGTCAACGCCTTTTCATGGTGGCATGGCGTCTTCGATCTGAGATAAAAATCATGAAAAACTCCACTACCTTTGGAAGCTGAAGGCGTGTGAATGACGGTTCGACAGGCGATTCAACGGAATACGGCAGCAAGGTAATTTTTTCTTTCGCCGGAGTTGGCGATGTGCTGTGTTGAAGGTACACTTGTTCCAGGGCATCTCATTCCTGAGAGCATAATCAGCCACGTCCACGATCGAAAGGTCCGCCATGTCCCATCATGCACCGAAATCCGGCTACCGGCAGCTGGTCGAACGACTCAACAAGTTCCCCCAAGGGGCGCCTCCTTCGCCGCTTCTGTTTAAGATCCTCGCCATCCTCTTCAGCGAAAAAGAGGCCGCGTTCCTCTCCCGGCTGCCGGTGATGCCGTTTACCGCCCGCCGTGCGGCAAAGGCTTTGCAGATGCAGGAGAAGGATGCCCGGGCCATTCTCGACGGTCTTGCCGCCCGGGCACTGCTTCTTGACCTGGAACAGAACGGCAGGACGATCTATCTTCTGCCGCCGCCCATGGCCGGCTTTTTCGAATTCTCCCTCATGCGGGTCCGCACAGATATCGACCAGAAGGCCTTGAGCGAACTCTTCTACGAGTACCTCAACGTGGAGGAGGATTTCATCCGTAATCTCTTTACCGTGGGGGAGACGCAGCTCGGCCGGACCTTCGTCTGTGAGCCGGCCCTTTCGGCTGAAAACGCTGTCCAGGTCTTCGCCTATGAACGGGCGAGCGAGGTGCTGCGCACCGCCCGCCATATCGGCGTGGGGCTCTGCTACTGCCGCCACAAGATGTCGCACATGGGAAAGGCCTGCGATGCTCCGCAGGAGATCTGCCTCTCCCTCAATAGTGCAGCCGAGCCGCTCGTCCGTCACGGACATGCCCGCTCCATCGATGCAGCCGAGGCGCTCGACCTCCTCCAGGAGGCCCATGATCGGAAGCTTGTCCAGTTCGGCGACAACGTCCGTGAGGGGGTGAACTTTATCTGCAACTGTTGTGGCTGCTGCTGCGAGTCGATGATAGCCGCCCGCCGCTTTGCCCACCTTCACCCGGTGCATACGACGAATTTTATTCCGGTTCTCCGTGACGACAGGTGCAACGGCTGCGGCAGGTGCGTTGCGGCGTGTCCGGTTGCGGTGGCGGAACTGATCACTGCCAACGATCCTCTCAATCCGGCGAGAAAAAAGGCGAGGATCGATAGGGAGAACTGTCTCGGTTGCGGGGTCTGCGTCCGGTCTTGCCCGGTGGCGGCCATCCGCCTTGAGTCCCGGCCGCAGCGGGTCATCACCCCGGTCAATTCCGCCCACCGCGTGGTGCTCATGGCCATTGAGAGGGGGCGTCTGCAAAACCTGATCTTCGACAATCAGGCGCTCATGAGTCACCGGGCCATGGCCGCGGTCCTCGGGGTGATCCTCAGGCTTCCTCCGGTCAAGCAGCTTATGGCAAGCAGTCAGATGAAATCCAGGTATCTCGAACGCTTGCTGTCCGGGGTCGATATCTTTTCAGTGGGGCGATAGTTTTGACGGGTAAAAGAATTTAAAAAGGGCACTCAGTGGAGTGCCCTTTTTTTATGCGGCGGTTTGTTTCTGTCCGGTTCTCAACTGGGAAACGACGGAAGCTCCAGACCGGCCATCTTCTGGACCATGCGCACCACCTGGCAACTGTAGCCGAATTCGTTGTCGTACCAGACATAGAGGACGCAACGGTTCCCCTTGGTGATGGTGGCCAGGGAGTCCACCACCCCGGCGTGGCGGGAGCCGACAAAGTCGCTGGAGACGACCTCCGGGGAGTTGGTGTAGTCGATCTGGTTCTGCAGCGGCGAGTCGAGGGATATTTCCCGCAGGTATCCGTTGATCGCATTGATGTCGACCGGCTGGGCCAACTCCAGGTTGAGGATGGCCAGGGAGACGTTGGGGGTCGGTACGCGGATGGCGTTGCCGGTCAGCTTGCCGGTGAGCTCGGGAAGGACCTTGGCCACGGCCTTGGCGGCGCCGGTCTCGGTGATGACCATGTTCAGCGGGGCGCTCCGGCCGCGCCGTGAAGCCTTGTGGTAGTTGTCGATCAGGTTCTGGTCGTTGGTGTATGAGTGACAGGTTTCCACGTGGCCATTGACGATGCCGAACCGGTCGTTGACCGCCTTCAGCACGGGGACGATAGCGTTGGTGGTGCAGCTGGCGGCTGAAAAAATACTTTCCTCCGAGGTGATCAGCTCATTGTTCACGCCGGACACGACGTTGGGGATATCCCCTTTGCCGGGGGCGGTGAGGAGCACCTTGGCAATTCCCTTGGCCTTCAGGTGCCGGCCGAGTCCCTCCCGGTCGCGCCACTTGCCGGTGTTGTCGATGAGGATGGCGTTGTGGATGCCGTACTGGGTGTAATCGACGTTTTCCGGGGCATCGGCGTAGATAATGCGGATCATGTTGCCGTTGGCGATGATCGCATTTTCTTCTTCGTCTATGGTGATGATGCCGTGGAATTGGCCGTGCACCGAGTCGCGGCGGAGCAGGCTGGCCCGCTTGACCAGATCGTCAGCGCTTCCCTTGCGCACCACGGCTGCCCGGAGCCTGAGCTTTTCACCGCTCCCCGCTTTTTCGACGAGGATGCGGGCGAGCAGCCTGCCGATCCTGCCGAAGCCGTAAAGGACGATGTCCTGCGGTTCACTCAGCAAGGTGGTGCGACCGGTGTTGATTGCTGCCAGTTCCTGCCGGACAAAGTCGTCTACCGTCATCGTGCCGCCCATGGCTTGGTAACGGACGGTCAATTTGCCGATATCGATCCGCGCCGGGGCCAGGTCAAGTCTGGTAATCGCTTCGATGATGGGAAAAGTGTCCCGCACCGTGAGTTCACTCTCAAGGATCAGTCGGGCAAAGCGGTGCGCTTTGAGGATATCGATGGTTGGGTTGTTGACCAGCGAACGGCCGTAGACGCTGGTTACGATGTTGTGGTCACGGTAAAGGCGGCCGATCATGGGGAGCATCTGTTCGGCATACTCTTCGAGGCATTGCCACTCTTTTAAATGGGCTTCCTGTTTCTTGTTGTTCATTCATGGTCCTTTCTAGCAAATATTATTATGTCGGCTGTTTAAAAAAAACAATCTATCCTAGACTAACTGGCAGCCTTTTTCAACCACTCAATTAGCACCGCTCAATTATCTGCGTAGTAAGCGGCCGTGCTACGGACTTTTTGGTTGACGATTCCCTCCGAAAATAAATATCTGCTGGACGAATCCGGACAATAAAGCAGGCATGGCGGGCCGCCCGCAGATCGGTTTTTTGGTCAAACCTTGGGGGGCGCATCGAAGAAGGGGGGGGCGTGCATCAGCAACGGCGGCATGGTCACCATTGCTGCGAGAAGGCCGCCGGAGTTGTGCTTGTGTCTCTTCCGCAGTTTCAGGATGGACGCATTCGGGTTTATTTCTCTTCAGCCTTTTTCAGGGTAAATGAAAATGTGGACCCTTTACCGACGGTGCTTTCCACGGAGAGGGCGCCGCCGTGGGCCTGGACAATATGCTTTACGATGGAGAGGCCGAGACCGGTCCCTCCCTGCTCGCGGCTGCGGGCTTCATCCACCCGGTAAAACCGCTCGAAAATCCTCGGCAGGTCTTTGGGGGGGATACCCATGCCGGTGTCGGTGACGGAGATTTTCAGCATTTTCTCTTCATCGGCAGCCTTGACGGTTATTGTTCCTTTTTCCGGCGTGTACTTGATCGCATTGTCCAGGAGGTTGATAAGCACCTGCTCCAGTCTGCCGCGGTCACCCAGAATGGGCGGCGCTGCCTTGATCGTGCTGCAGTCGATGGTGATCCCCTTGTCAGCGGCCTTTTGCTCCAGGAGCATCAGGGCATGCCTGACAGTCCCTTCAATGTTGACCATGGACAGTTCCAGGCTCACATCCCCCGATTCCAGCTCCGACAGGGTGAGCAGGTCGCCGATAAGGCTGGTCAATCTTTCCGAATGGCTATGGATGATTTCGACAAAACGGACTGCACGTTCCGGATCACTTGCTAATGCGCCCGAAAGGAGTGTTTCGGCGTATCCTTTAATAACGGTTACCGGGGTGCGCAACTCGTGTGAAACATTTGCCACGAAATCCCGGCGGATTTTCTCCAGTCGCTTGATGTTGCTTATGTCGTGAAAGACCGCAACCACTCCTTGCAGCCGGTCCCCGTCGAGAAGCGGCACCCAGTGGGTGAGGATGGTTTTTTCCCCTTTGGCGTCAAGGGTTATCTCTTCAAGCCGCTCGCTTTTGCTGGCGATGATTGTTTTATAGGCAGAGTGGAGGGCCGGGTGTCTCGTAATATCGATGAGCGGCCTTCCCTCCACTTCCTCAGTGATGGCAAGCAGGTCGCGAAACGCCGGGTTGACCAGGGTGATGGTCCCTTTTGCGTCGGTAACCATAAGCCCTTCGCCCATCCCCCGCAGTATGGTGTCAAGACGGTTTCTCTCCGTGGAGATGCGCGCCAGCTGCCCCTCGATTCTTACCGACATGTCGTTCATGATCATTGCCAGTTCGCCGAGCTCATCCCGGCCCTTCACCGGCACCCGCAGTCCGTATTCCCCCTTGCCGATGCGGGAGGCGATGGATGCCATGGCGCGCAACGAGCGGGAGGTGAAGTTGGAGAGGACGTAGCTGAAGAGGAGGGAGGCCAACAGCGCCAGGGCCATGGCGACGCCGAGAATTGTATGAATGGTTGATCGGGCCTTTACCAGCTGCTCCAGGGGGAGGGCCAGTCTGATTGTGACCCTTTCGCC
This genomic window contains:
- a CDS encoding 4Fe-4S dicluster domain-containing protein: MSHHAPKSGYRQLVERLNKFPQGAPPSPLLFKILAILFSEKEAAFLSRLPVMPFTARRAAKALQMQEKDARAILDGLAARALLLDLEQNGRTIYLLPPPMAGFFEFSLMRVRTDIDQKALSELFYEYLNVEEDFIRNLFTVGETQLGRTFVCEPALSAENAVQVFAYERASEVLRTARHIGVGLCYCRHKMSHMGKACDAPQEICLSLNSAAEPLVRHGHARSIDAAEALDLLQEAHDRKLVQFGDNVREGVNFICNCCGCCCESMIAARRFAHLHPVHTTNFIPVLRDDRCNGCGRCVAACPVAVAELITANDPLNPARKKARIDRENCLGCGVCVRSCPVAAIRLESRPQRVITPVNSAHRVVLMAIERGRLQNLIFDNQALMSHRAMAAVLGVILRLPPVKQLMASSQMKSRYLERLLSGVDIFSVGR
- a CDS encoding glyceraldehyde-3-phosphate dehydrogenase — translated: MNNKKQEAHLKEWQCLEEYAEQMLPMIGRLYRDHNIVTSVYGRSLVNNPTIDILKAHRFARLILESELTVRDTFPIIEAITRLDLAPARIDIGKLTVRYQAMGGTMTVDDFVRQELAAINTGRTTLLSEPQDIVLYGFGRIGRLLARILVEKAGSGEKLRLRAAVVRKGSADDLVKRASLLRRDSVHGQFHGIITIDEEENAIIANGNMIRIIYADAPENVDYTQYGIHNAILIDNTGKWRDREGLGRHLKAKGIAKVLLTAPGKGDIPNVVSGVNNELITSEESIFSAASCTTNAIVPVLKAVNDRFGIVNGHVETCHSYTNDQNLIDNYHKASRRGRSAPLNMVITETGAAKAVAKVLPELTGKLTGNAIRVPTPNVSLAILNLELAQPVDINAINGYLREISLDSPLQNQIDYTNSPEVVSSDFVGSRHAGVVDSLATITKGNRCVLYVWYDNEFGYSCQVVRMVQKMAGLELPSFPS
- the pnpS gene encoding two-component system histidine kinase PnpS, which translates into the protein MKVTFRWKLMVSYLCLVLLMGGILYGYLNNALEDYLLAEIKDNLTNETRMAALMAGREGGDLYHDAQAIAAAIGKEVKARVTIIARNGEVVGDSQVKADELKGLENHQNRPEILAAQKEGTGSSIRYSSTLQTPMLYVARPLELKNGERVTIRLALPLEQLVKARSTIHTILGVAMALALLASLLFSYVLSNFTSRSLRAMASIASRIGKGEYGLRVPVKGRDELGELAMIMNDMSVRIEGQLARISTERNRLDTILRGMGEGLMVTDAKGTITLVNPAFRDLLAITEEVEGRPLIDITRHPALHSAYKTIIASKSERLEEITLDAKGEKTILTHWVPLLDGDRLQGVVAVFHDISNIKRLEKIRRDFVANVSHELRTPVTVIKGYAETLLSGALASDPERAVRFVEIIHSHSERLTSLIGDLLTLSELESGDVSLELSMVNIEGTVRHALMLLEQKAADKGITIDCSTIKAAPPILGDRGRLEQVLINLLDNAIKYTPEKGTITVKAADEEKMLKISVTDTGMGIPPKDLPRIFERFYRVDEARSREQGGTGLGLSIVKHIVQAHGGALSVESTVGKGSTFSFTLKKAEEK